The Brasilonema sennae CENA114 genome includes a region encoding these proteins:
- the radA gene encoding DNA repair protein RadA — MPKPKSYYVCNECGAESPQWFGKCPACGTYNSLEEQINIQSSTDVPSRGVSGWHGQAGGGKTPATKPAKPRASLTFDQISDRQVTRWASGYEELDRVLGGGVVPGSMVLIGGEPGIGKSTLLLQVSNKLAQRYRILYVSGEESGQQVKLRASRLGVTKSLSLIGDGNGNGKPAQETPEVTLQEMPKVEEAEGIGADLYILPETDLEEILREMDSLKPNVTIIDSIQTVFFPALTSAPGSVAQVRECTAALMKVAKHDDITMLIVGHVTKEGAIAGPKVLEHLVDTVLYFEGARFASHRLLRTVKNRFGATHEIGIFEMVDHGLREVPNPSELFLGNRDDPAPGTAIVVACEGTRPIVVELQALVSPTSYPAPRRAGTGIDYNRLVQILAVLEKRVGIPMSKLDSYVASAGGLNVEEPAVDLGIAIAIVASFRDRIVDPGTVLIGEVGLGGQVRSVSQMELRLKEAAKLGFKRAIVPKGQKYPDYNIEILPVSKVIDAIIAAIPPQQGLTEEDLAPDEEDEE; from the coding sequence TTTAGAAGAGCAAATTAATATTCAGTCATCAACAGATGTGCCAAGTCGCGGAGTGAGTGGATGGCATGGTCAAGCAGGGGGAGGCAAAACTCCTGCAACTAAACCAGCCAAACCGCGAGCTTCTTTGACTTTTGATCAGATTAGCGATCGCCAAGTCACACGTTGGGCTTCTGGCTATGAGGAACTTGATCGGGTGCTTGGCGGTGGAGTTGTTCCTGGTTCAATGGTGCTGATAGGCGGTGAACCAGGAATTGGGAAATCTACGCTGCTGTTGCAAGTATCGAATAAACTGGCGCAGAGATACCGCATCCTCTACGTATCTGGAGAAGAATCAGGACAACAGGTGAAGTTAAGAGCCTCTCGTTTGGGAGTGACAAAATCCCTCAGTCTAATAGGTGATGGTAACGGTAATGGGAAACCAGCACAAGAAACTCCCGAAGTAACTCTCCAAGAAATGCCGAAAGTAGAGGAAGCTGAGGGTATAGGTGCTGATTTGTATATTTTGCCAGAAACAGACTTGGAAGAGATTTTGCGGGAGATGGATTCACTCAAACCCAATGTGACAATCATTGATAGTATTCAAACAGTGTTTTTCCCTGCTCTAACTTCTGCACCAGGTTCTGTCGCTCAGGTACGCGAATGTACCGCAGCTTTGATGAAGGTGGCAAAACACGACGACATCACAATGTTAATTGTGGGACACGTTACCAAAGAAGGGGCGATCGCCGGACCAAAGGTATTAGAACACTTAGTTGATACAGTGTTGTATTTTGAAGGTGCGCGCTTTGCTTCTCACCGGTTATTACGGACAGTCAAAAACCGTTTTGGGGCAACTCACGAAATCGGCATCTTTGAAATGGTTGACCACGGACTGCGAGAAGTCCCCAACCCTTCAGAACTCTTTTTAGGTAACCGCGATGATCCGGCTCCTGGTACTGCAATTGTCGTTGCTTGTGAAGGGACACGCCCGATTGTCGTAGAATTGCAAGCTTTAGTCAGTCCTACCAGCTATCCCGCACCACGTCGGGCGGGTACAGGTATAGATTATAACCGCTTAGTGCAAATTTTGGCAGTGCTAGAAAAGCGGGTGGGGATTCCAATGTCAAAGCTGGATTCTTATGTGGCGTCTGCAGGTGGGTTGAATGTAGAAGAACCAGCAGTGGATTTGGGAATAGCGATCGCCATTGTTGCCAGTTTCCGCGACAGGATTGTCGATCCTGGTACCGTACTTATAGGGGAAGTTGGCTTAGGAGGACAAGTCCGCTCAGTATCGCAAATGGAACTGCGGCTAAAAGAAGCAGCAAAGTTGGGATTTAAAAGGGCAATTGTCCCAAAAGGGCAAAAATACCCCGACTATAATATAGAAATTTTGCCAGTCTCAAAAGTCATAGATGCGATTATTGCAGCGATACCGCCGCAGCAGGGGCTGACAGAAGAAGATTTGGCACCGGATGAGGAGGATGAGGAGTAG
- a CDS encoding glycosyltransferase, with translation MSKHIVLATSGSFGDVFPFIALALELHARGHRAVIATSEIFRQMIESEGIEFCAIRPDGYINVEQVGQFIQLLSESQQVLDYGISYLTMPHLRATYYDLMEAAREADLLVTHPLACPASLVAEKTGIPRISTLSIMPPLFT, from the coding sequence ATGAGCAAACATATTGTGCTTGCTACCAGTGGCTCTTTTGGGGATGTATTTCCCTTTATTGCTCTAGCTCTTGAATTACACGCACGAGGACATCGTGCTGTAATAGCAACCAGCGAGATTTTTCGCCAGATGATTGAATCGGAAGGGATTGAGTTTTGTGCAATTAGACCTGATGGGTATATCAATGTTGAACAAGTAGGACAGTTCATCCAGTTGCTGTCAGAGTCTCAACAGGTTCTTGATTATGGCATCAGCTATTTAACGATGCCCCATTTACGGGCAACATACTATGACCTGATGGAGGCTGCACGAGAAGCCGACTTACTGGTGACACACCCTCTTGCCTGTCCGGCGAGCCTCGTGGCTGAGAAAACTGGAATTCCTAGAATATCCACTTTGTCAATCATGCCGCCGTTGTTTACTTGA